CACAATAACCTCCCTGAGAACAGTTTCAGACCATTATAATGCTGTAAATGACCTTTGAATACAGTTTTACAGAGAATACATATAGAATTATATAGTTTACAATAAATTCAGCACTGAGACCAAGTTTTATAACATACAGTATGGCAAAACAGACCACAAGAAAATATACACAGCACCAAGCATTATCCACTTTATTTAGAAACCTGTGAGCTTTCAGTTATCCTTAGATATTCCAAAAGGCTGTGTTGACACAGTAGgcagaaataaaagcatattcTTTCAGTCTTTTAATGATACTTTGTATCCCAAAATGCTGATAGTTCAATTTCTATTCTAGAATTCCTTGCTTACACTTTCGTTTCTAATTAAGACTACAAGGCAACAATGGCTGCAGTGACCACATTTTACCAGCTGATGGCACCAATCACCTCAAGAAATTGCTAGTTTACCTTCATCTATGTAAATATTGTAGAATAATTTGACGgcaaagcaaaatgcaaatgtctaaacaaacaaacaaacaaaaaaaaagaattaaaattttatcttcGGGAAAGTATATCTTTCTCAAATACGACACTCATCATCAAAACCCTATCCTATGTGTGTAAAAGCAGTGTGAGTACACAGATGTAATTCTTTCCATTTTACATACCACAGACAAAAATTATATATCGGACTTAAAGGCAGCACTTCAAATTCAGGTAGGGAAATGTATATATATAGCAATACCTGGAAATAAACATTTAGTGTGATAGTCTGGTGTGCTAAGAACTGCAAACTCCCATTTGGTTAAAAAGTTTCTAAGCAGGGATACAAGTGCCTTtataatattttggttttatattaaGCCCTTCCTGGTGTAACATGTAAgtagattaaaacaaaatatgtacATTTAGATACACAACCATAAAACGTTCATCTTCCCTTAGGAACCTTTATTTAAAGAACAGCTACTAAAACCTAACTTCTCAGTGATGCTAATGAGGTGGACAAAATAAGTGGGAATCACATAGTCTAGGGGGATCTTGGAAGATATTTGCCTGGGTCTAGGATGGGAAGatgaaaataagatatttatttttagaacacTTGGTCAGTACTGTCAGCTAGGGGCACTCAAAAGTCTAGTGAAGTCCCAGAGCTACTTTTTGACTAATCTTATCTTTCACGTCtcattttaagactttttttaagtaaaaacgTGACCTGCTTTCCGAGCTGTGAGAGCTAAGGATTCGGGGATTGGGGCTACGCTTCTGTTCCCTGCGACCACGAGGGATAAaacttgcctttcttttttttaatgaaatccaAGACGGCCATACCAGAACATGGCTGTGCCAACAGTATCTTAAAAGCAAACTTCTGGGCTGTGAAACTGTGAAAGAGGAAGGTTTCTTTCCTACGCGGGTGGGCAGGTGCCTCCCCAAAGCCTGCGAGGCAGGCAGAGCCCGCTGGGTGAGGATGGTGCGGGGCGCTGTGGGGAGCCGCCGGCCTCCTCTCACAGCACTGGGGCACGACCGCAAGCACCCGCCGGTCTCCATCAGGAACTGTGGGCTAAAGAAAAACAGACACGGCGGGCGGTTCGGCCTCCAGCCCGGCTTCGGGCTCCgccgcaggcaggcaggcgggcaggcaggctgaagatggcggcgcggcggcggggggcgctcCCCGCCTCCCGGCGCAGGGCAGTGGTGCCGCCCCGTCGCGGGCCGATGACGTCGCTGGGCCGTGCGGAGGGAGCCCGGGGATTCCCCGTGTTGTTGTCCTGGGGCCCGGCGGGATGGGAGGCCACAGTGCGGGGTGGCGCGGCCGGCGCTGATGGCGGCTCGCTGGGCAGCCCGCGGCTCCGAGCCGGGGCCGGGGATGGATGAGTTCACTGTCCCTGCGGAGAAGAGCCGCCTCCTGGATGACAACCGGGGCCGCATCGAGGGCTTGTTCGAGGTGCGGCTGGCCGTGCTGGGGGCGCAGGGGGACTGGCGGCCCGCgatcccgccgccgggcccgccgcccgccgccgccaggaTCTGGGTGCAGCTGGCGGGCGGCGGGAAGGCCGTGCGCAGCGCCAAGGTACGGGGGGCAAGGGGCTGGGCGGGAGGCGCCGCCTGGTCGCGTCGTTGAGGCCTCGGTCGCCCGAACGGAGACCGGGGCCGTGTTTGTGTACGGAAGAGCCCTCTCGGCCGGGGCACGGCCCGGGGCCGCTGCGTGCCGGTGGGAAGAAGAAAGGGTGGGGAAGAAGGCAGCGCTTCACCAGGAAACAGAAACCGCGCTTCCTCGGCAAAGAGGTGCGGTCCAGGTGCCAGGGTGTCTCCGGTGGTGTTGACATAAAACGTAGAGAACAAAGAGAAACAGTTCAGCTGAGAAGTGAAAAGTTCATCGGTATTGCAGAGAACGTTTCGGTCATCTCGCTGTGAAGTGTTACTGCCGTCTGCCTGTAGCTGCGTGAGGGGTTTTAACACCTGGGAGAATGGGCCACGTTTTGTTTTAAAGCACGGTTGAAACGGGTcgctctcctttttcttcccgAAGGCAAGAATTTCCTTGGATTTGCTTGGATGTTGCCATGTTTCATCGTTGCTTCACAGACATTGCTTATTCGGTGGCATTTGGCAGCTTACTAGCGAAGCTCTCACTAACAGTTTAACAGAGCTAATCTTTCCTTAGCGTAGAAGTTGGCAGGTCGAGACTGCACCACCCCGCTGCTCGCTGGAGCGGGTAGTGCTGCCTAACGCACCATAAACACCTTAAAAGAgagagagctgggctgggctgggctgggcgtgTCTGACTGGGACACTATTTGCTGTGAACTATCTTCCCAGAATTATTTTGTTGAATCTCTGGTACAACCAACTTGGGGGGGGGCTCAGCagtaatgaagaaattaatattcCTTATAGTGGACTGGGCAACTATAGTCCTGGTTGAATCACGTGATGAGAATGGTCGGGTGCCCCGAGCTAGACTAAAAGTACTTTTCAAACCCGGAATCTCGATATGTGGCCATTTGTGACTGCTTGTTTAAATACACCTAAATATTAGTGGAGATCCTTTGCATGTATTTTGTGACTTCACTCGCAGACTTGGCAGTCCACTTTCTAAATCTTGATTCCTTAACTGTGTAATGGAAAATACTATGAAGGTTGAGAGTTTCGAATTATTTGACTCTGAAATTGACTCTAAACCAATTTTCTTGTATATTTGGGCTGCAAAACTCCAGAAACTGTTACAGGTAGTATAAACAGCTATTCTTCCTTCTCCAGGCAGCTGCAGTACAACTtccttttttccagaaaattaaagCCTGAAACAAACAGTACAAGATTTACATTTTCTAATTGCTGTTTTTCCTAATAATATACAAAATGTTTCCTATTCCAGATATTTTAAAGGGTATGGGAGACTTGAATTCCCTTACATGTAGAGCAGTTTTCAGACCCTATCTAGAGGGATTATTGGCTAGAAAATAGGAACCTATGCGCATCTTTATTGTTTCCCTCCAAAGGTTTGGCGATAGCAGTTTGTGTTTTAATTCATCAGTCATACAATTTATTCATTCTTCAGTGCTGCTtagtgaatattaaaaaaaaactttcccAGATTTtgaatatcttttttaaaaaattatcttattGTCCTGTTGCTCTGCAAAAGTGGTCATATGATGACTAAGGCATGAGAAGTAATCCTGTGGATTTTGTTGCAGAAGCACTTTGGGCTAATATGGTCTTGAAGCAGCCTGCCTTGATACTGTGGTGAACTTGAGATGATAGGAAGCGGTGTTATGTTATTCGTTATCTTGTATTGGTTTTCAGTTCCATTTAAAAGATAAGTTTGATTTCCGAGAGTAAACGTAGATAGAAATATTTGGTATACTCGGGAGCCTGCAAATACAATGACTGCAGCTTAGAAACTGGCTTCACTACACCACAGAATTTTAAGCACGGAAAGAAACAGTTTGGGAAAAATAATGCTACCTAAAAGAAGAAATAGTATACTGTATTCATGGAGTTCTGAACTCTGACATATTTAAAACAAGGTAGTGTACTGAATTTACCCGTAGTAACTTCTGGGTGGCAGAAATAGCAATGGGATTttctaattacttttttaaaagatctgtTAAAAACCTGAACTTCTGAAATACAGAACTATCTGGAGCCTGGAGTTTTCTGTCATTTGTCAGTATCATCTGCTTTTTCAGAATACTGTGTTTTGAAGCCTGTTGTTGAAAGCTGGCTTGCTGTTGAGTTTTTTGAGTGTAATTTTCTTTGGTGTTATATACCCATTGTAAGTAGGTGCTCTGGCAGTTGTAGCTTTAAAATACAAGTGTTTTATTTGGTTAATAAGGGAACCTCTCTGAGTCCAGATAGTGCTTTTGTTATTAATTTGGTTTTAGCATATCTTTTTTCTATGGAGTATCTTTTAGTGGATACTAGTGCGGCTACTGGTTACATTGTGCCATGCCATGTCCTTGATTCATGAGTAGTAAGTATAGAATAAGTTAGACTTAATAACAGCTTACAAATATAGGTTAGTTCCTGCTATTGAACCTTGGGAAATTTTCTGTAGAAAGTTCATGAAGCATTGTTGTCTTTGACCAAAGAATGGGGATGGGAAAATAAACCTCTTCGGATTTGTCTTTTAAACTGTTTGAGCTACAATTTAAATACTGTTACTAATCAGCTTCatgtaaatttatttataaacaatAGGATATAAAAGAAAGCCTTCTAtgagatatttttgaaaataatttcagatatctgtattttatcttttatccTGTTTACTGgcagtatttattttctcacatttcTTATGCtaagttggttttattttctaatgtACTTATCCATTACTGACCTTACCAAAACCAACTTTATATATTAGCTTTTCACAAATACTCACTCTGCTGTCTTTTCTCCTTCTAGGAGTACATTAAGGGACTTTGTGAACCTGAGCTAGAAGAAAAGGAGTACTACCCAAAGGACATGCACTGCATCTTTGTTGGTGCACAGAGCCTGTTCCTCAACAGTCTTATTCAGGATACCTGTGCTGATATAACAGTGCTGGAAATAGGATTGCTCAATATTAAGGGGGGTGCAGAAGCTGTTGTTATGGCTCAAAGTCATGTTCAGCAGTTTGTGAAGCTTTTTGAGAATAATGAAAGCTTATTAAGTGATAATGAATCAGACATTAAAAAGCAATTCAGACAATTTGTGGAAGCACATGCAGATAAATATACAATGGATTTACTAATTTTGCCTAGCTCACTAAAAAGAGAACTCCTGGCTCTCACACAAACTGAATGTTGTGAAGTGAAGAGTGATATCATAGATCTTACAGGTTCTGAAAGCCCAACAGAGCTTTTACAGAATGAAGCCTCCCAAATAACCATTacaaacagagatggaaaaacagGTGGTGATGAAGCAAGGAACAGTGCTGGGACACCTGTAACTGAGCTTACAAAGCAAATGGACACTGTGTTTTCTGATGCTCCTGAAACAAGTTTTGTTCCCATAAAAAATGTGCCTCTGTTAGAGACAGTGGTGCCTAAAGAAAGGCTATCATGTAAAAGAAGATCTTCTGATGATGAGGAAAGGCTCCCTAAAAAGCAGTTCTCTTTGGAGAATGATCAGGAAGTGAAATCTGCTTCATACAGTAATCCTTCAGATAGCAATGCAGTTATTGATCTGCTTTCGGATAGCTGCAGTGATTCAGATTATCCCAGATACTGCCTTAAAGAAGGTGATGATATCAGTGAGGAAATGGAATATAAGATTCTTGTGAACTTTTTCAGAACAATGGGATATTCCCAAAATATTGTAGAAAAAGTTATTGGTATCCTAGGGCAATCTGTGGAACCATTAACGTTGCTagaagaaattgaaaaggaaaacttaaaatttcAGGAAGAACATGAACAGTCATCTCAAAAGCCTAGAACTATCAATCCTCCTTTAGGAAGTAATGCAAATAATTCACAAAAGCTAGAAGACAAAGGCATTTCTAGCAATAAAACTCCACTTAAATCCAGCCATACTTCAAAGGAGACAAAAAATGAGTATCATGAAATAAGAGATTCACTAAGCATGCAAGTtgatgcagaagagaaaatgcaTATGTCGGTATGCAAACCTGCTTCTCCTTCCAGTAAAAATTCAGCTATATGCTGTAAACAGAGAGACATTTACTGCCCTGGTAGGAATCACAGTTCAAGGTCAAGTGATACAGAAACTGATGGTAGTGTAACTTTGAGCACTGCACAAACTGGTGCTCTAAAAGATGTTGATTTTGTAGCCAGAGGGAGCTCAGATGTGAAGTGTGTCTCAACTAAGACTAAAACTGCAGTTCAGCAAAGACTTGTAGGGCCCTCAACTGAACAGAATAGTCATTCTGGTTTTGAGGACCAATTAGGACACTGCAGCTCTTCTCAAGCGAGATCTCTCGATCAACACCTCTCCCAAACCTCAAATTCTTCAAATCCTATCCCAGACCAGGCATTGTCTTCACAAATATGTCCTTCAAATTCTGATGGAGAGACAGTGGGACCACGCA
The Athene noctua chromosome 9, bAthNoc1.hap1.1, whole genome shotgun sequence DNA segment above includes these coding regions:
- the N4BP1 gene encoding NEDD4-binding protein 1, with the protein product MAARWAARGSEPGPGMDEFTVPAEKSRLLDDNRGRIEGLFEVRLAVLGAQGDWRPAIPPPGPPPAAARIWVQLAGGGKAVRSAKEYIKGLCEPELEEKEYYPKDMHCIFVGAQSLFLNSLIQDTCADITVLEIGLLNIKGGAEAVVMAQSHVQQFVKLFENNESLLSDNESDIKKQFRQFVEAHADKYTMDLLILPSSLKRELLALTQTECCEVKSDIIDLTGSESPTELLQNEASQITITNRDGKTGGDEARNSAGTPVTELTKQMDTVFSDAPETSFVPIKNVPLLETVVPKERLSCKRRSSDDEERLPKKQFSLENDQEVKSASYSNPSDSNAVIDLLSDSCSDSDYPRYCLKEGDDISEEMEYKILVNFFRTMGYSQNIVEKVIGILGQSVEPLTLLEEIEKENLKFQEEHEQSSQKPRTINPPLGSNANNSQKLEDKGISSNKTPLKSSHTSKETKNEYHEIRDSLSMQVDAEEKMHMSVCKPASPSSKNSAICCKQRDIYCPGRNHSSRSSDTETDGSVTLSTAQTGALKDVDFVARGSSDVKCVSTKTKTAVQQRLVGPSTEQNSHSGFEDQLGHCSSSQARSLDQHLSQTSNSSNPIPDQALSSQICPSNSDGETVGPRRHHPDPSVTGVQRFLESLKKPYKLELKNEPGKPYLKHIIIDGSNVAISHGLRKFFSCRGIAIAVDYFWKRGHREITVFVPQWRKKRHPYITEQDFLTQLEDVGILSCTPARMVLGARIAAHEDRFLLELADKTGGVIVTNDNFREFVTESLAWREIIQKRLLQYTFAGDIFMVPDDPLGRNGPRLDDFLRSDGSSRDFRSAQKALQSSGQYSSETPKPTSSSRQPKNRVHGDHSSTWLPPEGNIQACLASPPQRSATETVQLREALIKIFPDFEQRQKIDQILADHPFMRDLNALSAMVLD